In the Candidatus Palauibacter scopulicola genome, one interval contains:
- the alaS gene encoding alanine--tRNA ligase yields the protein MKADELRRSFISYFERQGHEHRPSGPLVPADDPTLMFTNAGMVQFKGIFTGETERPSPPRAVTSQKCLRVSGKHNDLEEVGRTARHHTFFEMLGNFSFGDYFKRDAIDFAWEWVTEDLGLEPGRLWATVHHDDDDAFDLWLKRTSIPESRIRRMGDKDNFWQMGDTGPCGPCSELHYDLRTERDDRITDAQFEAAGEADRIIEFWNLVFMQFDRAPDGTDTPLPAPSIDTGAGLERIAALLQGVGTNYHTDLFLPIIEAAEEGLGIEYSRAPEDWDDGVAFRVLADHARAVAFLLADGVFPSNEKRGYVLRRILRRAVRHYWLLGRRDPLLHDLVGVVADRMSATFPELETRREHLLSTTRAEEELFLSTIEGGMREIDRAMPEGGSGTVEGGVAFKLKDTHGIPEDLTGLIARERGYDVDWKGFDEALEAQRARSRSVVELKGGVTAAVGFGGSLRVTPPGGDAKQEFVGYGSLDIETDCRRWSADGRHAFLLERNPFYLESGGQVSDTGRVIGDGWAVDISAVWGADGRTVVAGSLAEGSLPGADGVVEDTVLARVDPARRETERNHTATHLLHAALRNRLGEHVQQAGSLVAPDRLRFDFSHRGPLTPEERADIEAEVTEAILGNHDVDASERGYDEAIAAGAMALFGEKYGDIVRVIEVPGLSLELCGGTHVRTTGQIGTFRLVSETGVAAGIRRIEALTGQGAYRREVERDRLLAELAARLRCQPGDLAARMDRLLEERDALAEEVRGQRGDAAERQLETLLARAVAAGAEDANGARFVSGRLEVPAGTDLGALGDRLRGGMGSGAAVVHVVFQDEDRHAFISVVSDDLIRLGVKAGDLVRVSSRATGSGGGGGARFAQGGVGDPSRTDDGLGAARAWASERVPALSGG from the coding sequence ATGAAGGCGGACGAACTCCGGCGGAGTTTCATCTCCTACTTCGAGCGGCAGGGGCACGAGCATCGGCCCAGCGGCCCGCTCGTCCCCGCTGATGACCCGACCCTCATGTTCACGAACGCCGGGATGGTGCAGTTCAAGGGCATCTTCACGGGAGAGACGGAGCGCCCGAGTCCCCCCCGCGCCGTCACGTCGCAGAAATGCCTCCGCGTGAGCGGCAAGCACAACGACCTCGAGGAAGTGGGGCGGACCGCGCGCCACCACACCTTCTTCGAGATGCTCGGGAACTTCTCCTTCGGCGACTACTTCAAGCGCGACGCGATCGACTTCGCCTGGGAGTGGGTGACCGAGGATCTCGGCCTGGAGCCCGGCCGCCTGTGGGCCACGGTCCACCACGACGACGATGACGCCTTCGACCTCTGGCTGAAGCGGACCTCGATCCCGGAATCGCGGATCCGGCGCATGGGGGACAAGGACAACTTCTGGCAGATGGGCGACACGGGTCCGTGCGGCCCCTGCTCGGAACTGCACTACGACCTGCGGACGGAGCGCGACGACCGCATCACCGACGCGCAGTTCGAGGCGGCGGGCGAGGCGGACCGGATCATCGAGTTCTGGAACCTCGTGTTCATGCAGTTCGACCGCGCGCCGGACGGGACGGACACGCCACTCCCCGCGCCTTCGATCGACACCGGCGCCGGACTCGAACGGATCGCGGCGCTGCTGCAGGGCGTGGGCACCAACTACCACACGGACCTCTTCCTCCCGATCATCGAGGCGGCGGAGGAGGGGCTCGGGATCGAGTACTCGCGGGCGCCCGAGGACTGGGACGACGGCGTCGCCTTCCGCGTCCTGGCGGATCACGCCCGGGCCGTGGCGTTCCTGCTCGCCGATGGCGTCTTCCCGTCGAACGAGAAGCGCGGATACGTGCTGCGCCGGATCCTGCGCCGGGCGGTCCGGCACTACTGGCTGCTGGGCCGGCGCGACCCGCTCCTGCACGACCTCGTAGGCGTCGTCGCGGACCGCATGTCGGCCACCTTCCCGGAGTTGGAGACGCGGCGGGAGCACCTGCTCTCCACGACGCGGGCGGAGGAGGAACTCTTCCTCTCGACCATCGAGGGCGGCATGCGCGAGATCGACCGCGCGATGCCGGAGGGAGGCTCGGGCACGGTCGAGGGTGGCGTCGCCTTCAAGCTCAAGGACACCCACGGTATCCCCGAGGACCTCACCGGCCTCATCGCCCGCGAGCGCGGCTACGACGTGGACTGGAAGGGCTTTGACGAGGCGCTGGAAGCCCAGCGCGCCCGCTCGCGCAGCGTCGTCGAGTTGAAGGGTGGCGTCACCGCCGCCGTCGGGTTTGGGGGCAGTCTCAGGGTCACCCCGCCGGGCGGGGACGCGAAACAGGAGTTCGTAGGCTACGGGAGTCTCGATATCGAGACGGACTGCCGGCGGTGGTCCGCCGACGGGCGACACGCGTTCCTGCTCGAGCGGAATCCCTTCTACCTGGAGAGCGGCGGGCAGGTCTCCGACACCGGGCGCGTCATCGGGGACGGTTGGGCAGTCGACATCTCCGCGGTGTGGGGCGCGGACGGGCGGACCGTCGTCGCGGGGTCGCTGGCCGAGGGCTCGCTTCCCGGGGCGGACGGCGTTGTCGAGGACACGGTGCTCGCGCGGGTGGATCCGGCGCGGCGCGAGACGGAGCGGAATCACACGGCGACGCACCTGTTGCACGCCGCGCTCCGCAACCGGCTGGGCGAGCACGTGCAGCAGGCCGGCTCGCTCGTGGCCCCGGATCGGCTGCGCTTCGATTTTAGCCACAGGGGTCCGCTGACCCCCGAGGAACGGGCGGACATCGAAGCGGAGGTAACGGAGGCGATCCTCGGTAATCACGACGTCGACGCGTCGGAGCGGGGCTACGACGAGGCGATCGCGGCTGGGGCCATGGCCCTCTTCGGCGAGAAGTACGGGGACATCGTCCGCGTGATCGAGGTTCCGGGACTCAGCCTGGAGCTGTGCGGCGGCACCCACGTCCGGACGACGGGCCAGATCGGGACGTTCCGGCTCGTGTCCGAGACGGGCGTCGCGGCGGGCATCCGGCGCATCGAAGCCTTGACGGGGCAGGGGGCATACCGGCGCGAAGTGGAACGAGACCGGCTCCTCGCCGAACTGGCCGCGCGGCTGCGCTGCCAGCCGGGGGACCTGGCGGCCCGCATGGACCGTCTCCTCGAGGAACGCGACGCGCTCGCCGAGGAGGTTCGCGGACAGCGGGGAGATGCGGCGGAGCGACAACTGGAGACGCTGCTCGCTCGCGCGGTTGCAGCGGGCGCGGAGGACGCGAACGGGGCCCGCTTCGTGTCGGGGCGCCTGGAGGTGCCCGCAGGCACGGACCTCGGCGCGCTCGGCGATCGCCTGCGCGGCGGAATGGGGTCGGGCGCCGCCGTCGTGCACGTCGTGTTCCAGGACGAGGACCGCCACGCGTTCATCTCCGTCGTTTCCGACGACCTCATCCGGCTGGGCGTGAAGGCGGGGGACCTCGTCCGCGTGTCGAGCCGGGCGACGGGTTCTGGCGGCGGCGGCGGCGCCCGCTTCGCGCAGGGGGGCGTGGGCGATCCGTCGCGAACGGACGACGGGCTCGGAGCGGCCCGGGCCTGGGCGTCCGAGCGGGTGCCCGCCCTGTCCGGTGGCTGA
- a CDS encoding regulatory protein RecX, translated as MHRLRLDVGIRLESAELEAVRAAGGRAEAMFVGLRYLSVRPRSRRETERRLRRDRIDPAAIQHALERLAALGYLDDAQFAASFARDRIRLRPCGTRRMQSDLLARGVSREDADRGIREAMAEEGATEEALLERVATARARRLTGADPTKARRRLFDYLARRGFAASRIRAWIEVNWQAEDTR; from the coding sequence GTGCACCGACTGCGGCTCGATGTCGGGATTCGGCTCGAGTCCGCGGAACTCGAAGCCGTCCGGGCCGCGGGCGGGCGCGCCGAAGCGATGTTCGTCGGGCTGCGCTACCTTTCCGTGCGTCCGAGGAGTCGCCGGGAAACGGAGCGCCGGCTGCGGCGGGACCGGATCGACCCGGCGGCGATTCAACACGCACTGGAACGTCTCGCGGCGCTGGGGTATCTCGACGACGCGCAGTTCGCTGCCAGCTTCGCGCGGGACCGTATCCGGCTCCGGCCCTGTGGAACCCGTCGCATGCAGTCCGACCTTCTCGCCCGGGGTGTGTCGCGGGAGGATGCGGACCGCGGCATCCGCGAAGCGATGGCGGAGGAAGGCGCGACGGAGGAGGCGCTGCTCGAGCGCGTGGCGACGGCCCGGGCGCGGAGGCTGACCGGGGCGGACCCGACGAAAGCGCGTCGGCGGCTGTTCGACTACCTGGCCCGGCGCGGGTTCGCAGCGAGTCGCATCCGGGCGTGGATCGAGGTCAACTGGCAGGCTGAGGATACACGATGA
- the recA gene encoding recombinase RecA produces MDREQKKALSVALNQIERAHGKGAIMRLGTEGARVRIPAISTGAINLDHSTGIGGIPRSRVTEIFGPESSGKTTLTLHVIANAQKDGGVAAFIDAEHALDVGYAQRLGVDIENLLVSQPDTGEQALEIAEVLVRSGALDVIVVDSVAALVPRAEIEGEMGDSHVGLQARLMSQALRKLTGAIGRSNTAVIFTNQIREKIGVMYGNPETTTGGRALKFYSSLRLDIRRIASIKEGNNLVGSRTRVKVVKNKCAPPFKQAEFDIMFNQGVSREGLLVDMGESIGIVSRAGAWYSYGGDVRLGQGRENSKTFLRENPDIAEEIEARIREELGMTIPEPEAAEAAAEAGAAEPKNSRPPPKQATGR; encoded by the coding sequence ATGGATCGGGAACAGAAGAAGGCGTTGTCCGTGGCCCTCAACCAGATCGAACGGGCCCACGGCAAGGGAGCCATCATGCGGCTCGGAACCGAAGGGGCGCGGGTGCGGATCCCCGCCATTTCGACGGGGGCGATCAACCTGGACCACAGCACCGGGATCGGCGGCATTCCGAGGTCGCGCGTGACCGAGATCTTCGGTCCCGAGTCCTCCGGCAAGACCACCCTCACCCTCCACGTCATCGCCAATGCGCAGAAGGACGGCGGCGTCGCGGCGTTCATCGACGCCGAGCACGCGCTCGACGTCGGGTATGCGCAGAGACTGGGCGTCGACATCGAGAACCTGCTCGTGTCGCAGCCCGATACGGGCGAACAGGCGCTCGAGATCGCCGAGGTGCTCGTCCGGTCCGGCGCGCTCGACGTCATCGTCGTGGACTCGGTGGCCGCGCTCGTGCCGCGGGCCGAGATCGAAGGCGAGATGGGGGATTCGCACGTCGGCCTTCAGGCGCGGCTGATGTCGCAGGCCCTCCGCAAGCTCACGGGTGCGATCGGGCGCTCGAACACCGCCGTGATCTTCACGAACCAGATTCGCGAGAAGATCGGCGTCATGTACGGGAATCCCGAGACCACGACGGGTGGCCGGGCGCTGAAGTTCTACTCCTCGCTCCGACTCGACATCCGCCGGATCGCCTCCATCAAGGAGGGGAACAACCTCGTCGGGAGCCGGACGCGCGTGAAGGTCGTCAAGAACAAGTGCGCGCCGCCGTTCAAGCAGGCCGAGTTCGACATCATGTTCAACCAGGGCGTGAGCCGGGAGGGTCTGCTCGTGGACATGGGCGAGAGCATCGGCATCGTGAGCCGCGCGGGCGCCTGGTACTCGTACGGCGGCGATGTCCGGCTCGGGCAGGGGCGCGAGAACTCGAAGACCTTCCTGCGCGAGAACCCGGACATCGCGGAAGAAATCGAGGCCCGGATTCGCGAAGAACTCGGGATGACGATCCCTGAACCGGAGGCGGCCGAGGCTGCGGCGGAAGCGGGCGCGGCAGAGCCGAAGAACTCCCGGCCACCCCCGAAGCAGGCCACCGGCCGCTGA
- a CDS encoding TIGR00725 family protein, translating to MRPLRIGVIGSGAAAPAEAGLAHAVGVALARAGAIVVCGGMGGVMRAVADGASSEGGTVVGILPGGDPRAAADGVTIPIATGLGEARNVIVARASEAVVAIAGEWGTLSEAAFCRKFGVPVIGLACSLPEGVVDETAEDAAEAAARAVELAAARREGRTPSEVNE from the coding sequence GTGCGACCGCTGCGGATCGGCGTCATCGGCTCGGGAGCCGCGGCGCCGGCGGAGGCGGGCCTGGCCCATGCCGTGGGGGTCGCCCTCGCCCGCGCCGGGGCCATCGTCGTGTGCGGCGGCATGGGCGGCGTCATGCGGGCGGTGGCGGACGGAGCTTCCTCGGAAGGGGGGACCGTGGTGGGGATTCTGCCCGGTGGGGACCCGCGGGCGGCGGCGGACGGTGTCACCATCCCTATCGCCACCGGACTCGGAGAGGCGCGCAACGTCATCGTGGCACGGGCCTCCGAGGCCGTGGTCGCGATCGCCGGCGAGTGGGGCACGCTCAGCGAGGCGGCCTTCTGCCGGAAGTTCGGCGTGCCCGTGATCGGCCTCGCGTGTTCGCTGCCCGAGGGTGTCGTCGATGAGACGGCCGAGGACGCGGCGGAAGCGGCCGCGCGGGCCGTCGAGCTCGCGGCGGCGCGGCGGGAGGGACGTACGCCAAGTGAGGTGAACGAGTGA
- the dtd gene encoding D-aminoacyl-tRNA deacylase has product MRVVIQRVSQARVRVGGEVVGEIGSGLVVLAGFAPNDSEGTMAWMADKLWDLRLFADAAGRMNRSAREVGGALLIVSQFTLYGDARRGRRPSFTGAARPNEARALYARFVELCRRGGEVAEGEFGAMMEVELVNDGPVTLQLER; this is encoded by the coding sequence TTGCGAGTCGTGATTCAGCGAGTCAGCCAGGCCCGCGTCCGGGTCGGAGGCGAGGTTGTGGGGGAGATCGGCTCCGGCCTCGTCGTGCTGGCGGGTTTCGCCCCGAACGACTCCGAGGGGACGATGGCCTGGATGGCGGACAAGCTCTGGGACCTGCGCCTGTTCGCGGACGCCGCGGGCCGCATGAACCGCTCCGCCCGGGAGGTCGGAGGGGCGCTGCTGATCGTGTCCCAGTTCACGCTGTACGGAGATGCGAGGAGGGGTCGGCGCCCGTCCTTCACGGGGGCCGCGCGGCCGAACGAGGCCCGGGCGCTCTACGCTCGCTTCGTGGAGTTGTGCCGGAGAGGCGGCGAGGTCGCCGAGGGGGAGTTCGGAGCAATGATGGAGGTGGAACTGGTCAACGACGGCCCCGTGACCCTGCAGCTCGAGCGGTGA
- a CDS encoding AAA domain-containing protein, producing the protein MADLRGAIEEEIEAVAADLARRRLDRPIPALSGRLRGEVGTGYRYAFQIAGGTYDIRADDRVRIHTGGRDALGVVHRFDRTLGLLQVVSPEWLGERLDGAELEFDPTWLLQELSTRLAEVGQDPEDYFPDTVLGVFGRLPPRLGRESPRLDSSGDLNAPQRDALERVLGSSAQLVWGPPGTGKSRLVARAALELALRGRVLVAATTNGAVDEIARRLASIADPAMLARDRIIRVGFDLGASPDSRIDLGAALARRIEGGAGGVDRTLVEQEGRLGARPAAGARDGAPALNPYARAGRLLALARSRSDAESARDLGRVMLEIARQAERVLEEADIVLTTFARLSIREELRELRFESLLIDEASTAPLPYVAFAASRVAGPAIAVGDFQQLPPVVSSAAPAAMRWLRTDLFREAGVVGGAGAGDPAEAAGGPGAVSALPSPKDGLCAMLDLQYRMAPDIRELVSEFFYGGRLRDAPEIAERAAERAAGSAAERAALTVLDTSGLDPRVERVDGSRRNRAHAEAVADFLGAAARDGVRDIAVVSPYRAQTRHLNDLIRRRLGRAAPADLEVSTIHRFQGREKRLVLIDTVDAPPGRSWFLDERRNRDFPRLLNVALSRARERLVIVATVAGLRRTLPPEALLNRLLAQVQRTGSRIDATPTDLWSGG; encoded by the coding sequence TTGGCGGATCTCCGCGGCGCGATCGAGGAGGAGATCGAGGCGGTCGCGGCCGACCTCGCCCGCCGCCGTCTGGACCGGCCGATTCCGGCGCTCTCCGGACGCCTGCGGGGAGAGGTGGGGACCGGGTACCGCTACGCCTTCCAGATCGCGGGGGGAACATACGACATTCGCGCCGACGACCGCGTGCGCATCCACACCGGCGGGCGGGACGCGCTCGGCGTCGTCCACCGTTTCGACCGCACGCTCGGGCTTCTGCAGGTCGTGAGCCCGGAGTGGCTTGGCGAACGCCTCGACGGCGCCGAACTGGAGTTCGATCCCACGTGGCTCCTGCAGGAACTCTCCACGCGCCTGGCCGAGGTCGGTCAGGACCCGGAGGACTACTTCCCGGACACGGTGCTCGGGGTCTTCGGCCGGCTGCCCCCGCGCCTCGGCCGGGAATCGCCGCGCCTGGACTCGTCGGGTGACCTGAACGCGCCGCAGCGGGACGCCCTGGAACGGGTGCTGGGAAGCAGCGCCCAACTCGTCTGGGGTCCGCCGGGGACCGGCAAGTCCCGCCTCGTGGCGCGCGCCGCGCTCGAACTCGCGCTCCGCGGCCGGGTGCTCGTGGCGGCGACGACGAACGGGGCCGTGGACGAGATCGCGCGCCGCCTCGCCTCCATCGCCGACCCGGCCATGCTCGCACGCGACCGCATCATCCGCGTAGGGTTCGACCTCGGCGCCTCGCCGGACTCGCGCATCGACCTCGGCGCGGCGCTGGCGCGGCGGATCGAGGGCGGCGCCGGCGGCGTGGACCGCACGCTCGTGGAGCAAGAGGGGCGGCTTGGGGCCCGTCCGGCGGCCGGGGCGCGCGACGGGGCCCCCGCCCTCAACCCCTACGCCCGCGCCGGACGCCTGCTCGCGCTCGCGCGCTCGCGCAGCGATGCGGAGTCCGCCCGCGACCTGGGCCGCGTCATGCTCGAGATCGCCCGCCAGGCGGAACGCGTGCTGGAAGAGGCGGACATCGTCCTCACCACCTTCGCCCGGCTCTCGATCCGGGAGGAACTCCGCGAATTGCGGTTCGAATCCCTGCTCATCGACGAGGCGAGCACGGCGCCGCTCCCCTATGTGGCGTTCGCCGCCTCGAGGGTCGCGGGCCCCGCGATCGCCGTCGGCGACTTCCAGCAGCTGCCCCCGGTCGTGTCGAGCGCGGCCCCCGCGGCCATGCGCTGGCTGCGGACGGATCTGTTCCGGGAAGCGGGCGTCGTGGGCGGGGCGGGGGCCGGCGACCCTGCGGAGGCCGCCGGCGGGCCGGGCGCCGTCAGCGCGCTGCCCTCCCCGAAGGACGGGCTGTGCGCGATGCTCGACCTTCAGTACCGGATGGCGCCCGACATCCGCGAATTGGTGAGCGAGTTCTTCTACGGCGGACGGCTCCGGGACGCACCGGAGATCGCCGAGCGCGCGGCGGAACGGGCGGCGGGGAGCGCTGCGGAGCGGGCCGCCCTCACCGTGCTCGACACGAGCGGCCTCGATCCGCGGGTCGAACGGGTGGACGGCTCACGCCGGAACCGCGCCCACGCCGAGGCCGTGGCGGACTTCCTCGGCGCCGCGGCCCGCGACGGGGTCCGGGACATCGCGGTGGTCTCCCCCTACCGCGCCCAGACCCGCCACCTGAACGATCTCATCCGCCGCCGGCTCGGTCGCGCCGCGCCGGCCGATCTCGAAGTCAGCACGATCCATCGCTTCCAGGGGCGGGAGAAGCGCCTCGTCCTGATCGACACGGTGGACGCGCCTCCCGGCCGCAGCTGGTTCCTCGACGAGCGCCGAAACCGCGACTTCCCCCGCCTCCTCAACGTCGCCCTCTCCCGAGCCCGCGAACGCCTTGTCATCGTCGCCACCGTTGCCGGCCTGCGCCGCACCCTGCCCCCCGAAGCCCTCCTCAACCGCCTCCTCGCCCAGGTCCAGCGAACCGGCTCCCGCATCGACGCCACTCCCACCGACCTCTGGAGCGGAGGCTGA
- a CDS encoding aminotransferase class I/II-fold pyridoxal phosphate-dependent enzyme, with the protein MPDHIDRANPETTADAEAAADATAGDWSGEALRAALGRAADWTVDYRKRIEERPVLPDVAPGDVRRALAKAPPCSPEPFERILADFDEHIASGLTHWNHPGFLAYFSSSTRAPSIVAELLVAAVGVNAMLWRTSPAATEVERTAVDWLRQAVGLPDTFTGLIFDTASTATFTALLAARERAGDGVRDDGLPGGPALAVYTSEQSHSSVEKSAIAAGLGRGSVRRIETDDAFRMRPDALKAAIGEDIEGGIRPAMVCATIGTTSTASVDPVAEVAAIARRHGVWLHVDAAYAGPAAMVAEQRALFRGWEAADSIVLNPHKWLGTSLDCSVLLYRDADPFRASLALTPTYLESEDDETNLMDIGLALGRRFRGLKLWVLFRCVGTDGLAETMRRHIAMAEAAAARLAEGGVFELAAPVSFSTVCFRAAREGDPAGEERWNRDILARVNAGGRSFLSHTELDGRYTVRLSVGSVHTEERHLDDALEALHRAAADLSPGEPG; encoded by the coding sequence ATGCCGGACCACATCGATCGAGCGAACCCCGAGACCACCGCCGACGCGGAGGCTGCCGCCGATGCGACAGCCGGGGACTGGAGCGGCGAGGCGCTGCGCGCGGCGCTCGGGCGCGCGGCGGACTGGACCGTCGACTACCGGAAGCGGATCGAGGAACGGCCGGTCCTCCCTGACGTCGCGCCGGGCGACGTGCGCCGCGCGCTCGCCAAGGCGCCGCCGTGCTCCCCCGAACCCTTCGAGCGCATCCTGGCCGACTTCGACGAGCACATCGCCTCCGGTCTCACCCACTGGAATCATCCGGGTTTCCTCGCCTATTTCTCGAGCTCCACGCGGGCACCGAGCATCGTGGCGGAACTCCTCGTCGCCGCCGTCGGTGTGAACGCAATGTTGTGGCGAACCTCCCCCGCCGCGACCGAGGTCGAGCGGACCGCGGTGGACTGGCTGCGGCAGGCCGTCGGCCTCCCCGACACCTTCACGGGATTGATCTTCGACACGGCGTCGACCGCCACCTTCACGGCGCTTCTGGCCGCGCGCGAGCGCGCCGGGGACGGGGTTCGGGACGACGGACTCCCCGGCGGTCCGGCCCTCGCCGTCTACACGTCCGAACAATCCCACTCCTCGGTGGAGAAATCCGCCATCGCCGCCGGACTCGGCCGAGGCTCCGTCCGCCGCATCGAGACCGACGACGCCTTCCGCATGCGCCCGGACGCACTGAAGGCCGCCATCGGAGAGGACATCGAAGGCGGGATTCGTCCCGCCATGGTGTGCGCGACGATCGGCACGACCTCGACGGCGAGCGTCGACCCCGTCGCGGAGGTGGCGGCCATCGCCCGCCGGCACGGCGTCTGGCTCCACGTGGATGCCGCGTACGCGGGGCCAGCGGCCATGGTCGCCGAGCAGCGGGCCCTGTTCCGCGGCTGGGAGGCGGCGGACTCCATCGTCCTCAACCCCCACAAGTGGCTGGGGACCTCGCTCGACTGTTCCGTCCTCCTGTACCGCGACGCGGATCCCTTCCGGGCTTCGCTCGCGCTGACGCCGACCTACCTGGAATCGGAGGACGACGAGACGAACCTCATGGACATCGGCCTCGCGCTCGGCCGCCGCTTCCGCGGGCTCAAGCTGTGGGTGCTGTTCCGGTGCGTGGGGACGGACGGGCTGGCCGAGACGATGCGGCGACACATCGCGATGGCCGAAGCGGCGGCGGCGCGGCTCGCCGAGGGGGGCGTGTTCGAACTCGCCGCGCCGGTCTCCTTCAGCACCGTTTGTTTCCGGGCCGCGCGGGAGGGCGACCCGGCGGGCGAGGAGCGGTGGAACCGCGACATCCTCGCCCGGGTTAATGCAGGTGGACGCTCGTTTCTCTCGCACACCGAACTCGACGGGCGTTATACTGTACGGTTGTCCGTCGGGAGCGTTCACACGGAGGAACGCCACCTCGACGACGCGCTCGAGGCGCTCCACCGGGCCGCCGCCGACCTCTCACCGGGAGAACCGGGTTGA
- a CDS encoding thioredoxin domain-containing protein, whose product MNARFRFGPSFGPFAAVAGLLSGIVLVVAGCAAEAEAGSTQERSIVPPDAQVARERADRSRIKGEEGAPVRVVEISDFQCPYCRQFHEQTLTKIDSAYISQGKVSYLWIAYANPGHAEAFVSTEAAYCAGATGKFWPMHDILFERQDEWSGAADPYELFVGYAEEIDIDPESFGSCVRNSTLAPLVLRDYTSVTQAGISSTPYFILGDSVALRGAADFGTFSSAIDTLLVLKGGETQPQ is encoded by the coding sequence TTGAACGCCAGATTCCGTTTCGGACCCAGCTTCGGACCTTTCGCAGCCGTTGCCGGCCTGCTCTCCGGCATCGTCCTCGTGGTCGCTGGCTGCGCGGCCGAGGCCGAGGCCGGGAGCACGCAGGAACGCTCCATCGTCCCGCCCGACGCCCAGGTGGCCCGCGAACGCGCGGACCGCAGCCGCATCAAGGGGGAGGAGGGGGCGCCCGTCCGCGTGGTGGAGATCTCCGACTTCCAGTGCCCCTACTGCCGGCAGTTCCACGAGCAGACGCTGACGAAGATCGACAGCGCCTACATTTCCCAGGGCAAGGTCAGCTACCTGTGGATCGCCTACGCGAACCCCGGGCATGCGGAGGCCTTCGTGTCGACGGAAGCGGCGTACTGCGCGGGGGCCACGGGCAAGTTCTGGCCCATGCACGACATCCTGTTCGAGCGCCAGGACGAGTGGAGCGGCGCCGCGGATCCCTACGAACTGTTCGTCGGGTACGCGGAGGAGATCGACATCGACCCCGAGTCGTTCGGCTCCTGCGTGCGGAACAGCACGCTCGCCCCGCTCGTGCTGCGCGACTACACCAGCGTCACGCAGGCCGGGATCTCGAGCACGCCCTACTTCATCCTCGGCGACAGCGTGGCGCTTCGAGGCGCCGCCGACTTCGGCACCTTCTCCTCCGCGATCGACACCCTGCTCGTCCTCAAGGGCGGCGAGACCCAACCGCAGTAG
- a CDS encoding helix-turn-helix transcriptional regulator has product MRANKSPDGSFDRILASLHATTLDEARWPETDRLIAEISGASSSGLGLFSGTSQADGTAYLIRISLHGQRRKDWERRYFEDYWPEDERIPRIARQAYGRLVPTGDLYAAAEKKTSPAYNEMLLEARMQQGLNMRLKGTKGLNAVIWIVGDPVERGGWRSDQIRLIQRLQPHIRQFALVSHALSEANLTGTTMMELLATPRFGVIHLDRRGRIMRANDRALEILREGDALMDRDGFLRTRLPDEHAELSRLLGLALPPWGVQGSAGSMTVTSPSSSPPKRLALHFTPLGDDYPHFRTRRLGAMVLVVDPAGRSLIDPVHVAAALDLTSMESELAVELAAGRTVQDIARRIGRTEATVRWHVKQIYRKQGISRQVDLVRRVLSLEGFGGTRP; this is encoded by the coding sequence GTGCGCGCAAACAAATCTCCAGACGGTTCGTTCGACCGCATCCTTGCGTCGTTGCATGCGACCACTCTCGACGAAGCGCGGTGGCCCGAGACGGATCGCCTGATCGCTGAAATCAGCGGTGCGAGCAGCAGCGGCCTGGGGCTGTTCAGCGGGACGTCTCAGGCCGACGGGACGGCATACCTCATTCGGATCTCCCTTCACGGCCAGCGCCGCAAGGACTGGGAGCGCAGGTATTTCGAGGACTACTGGCCCGAAGACGAACGGATCCCGCGCATCGCTCGGCAGGCGTACGGGCGCCTGGTGCCCACGGGCGATCTGTACGCGGCCGCGGAGAAGAAGACGTCGCCCGCCTACAACGAGATGCTGCTCGAAGCCAGGATGCAGCAGGGCCTCAACATGCGGCTGAAGGGCACGAAGGGCCTGAATGCCGTCATATGGATCGTCGGCGATCCCGTTGAGCGGGGAGGCTGGCGCTCCGATCAGATCCGCCTGATCCAGCGACTCCAGCCGCACATTCGCCAGTTTGCGCTCGTGAGCCACGCACTCTCCGAAGCGAACCTCACGGGCACAACCATGATGGAACTGCTCGCCACCCCGCGTTTCGGCGTCATCCATCTCGACCGGCGCGGCCGGATCATGAGGGCGAACGACCGGGCGCTGGAAATCCTGCGGGAGGGCGATGCCCTGATGGACCGGGACGGGTTCCTGCGTACACGCTTGCCGGACGAACACGCCGAACTGTCTCGCCTGCTGGGACTCGCCCTGCCGCCCTGGGGAGTGCAGGGCTCCGCCGGCTCGATGACGGTCACGTCGCCGTCCTCCTCTCCCCCAAAAAGGTTGGCCCTGCACTTCACGCCCCTGGGCGATGACTATCCGCACTTCAGAACGCGCAGACTCGGCGCGATGGTCCTCGTCGTGGATCCCGCCGGCCGCTCCCTGATCGATCCGGTCCACGTCGCGGCCGCTCTGGACCTGACGTCGATGGAGAGCGAACTGGCCGTCGAGCTGGCCGCCGGACGGACGGTGCAGGACATCGCGCGCAGAATCGGGCGCACGGAAGCGACCGTTCGGTGGCACGTGAAGCAGATCTACCGCAAGCAGGGCATCTCGCGGCAGGTGGACCTGGTGCGGCGAGTCCTGTCCCTGGAGGGCTTTGGCGGGACCCGCCCGTGA